From Deferrisoma camini S3R1, the proteins below share one genomic window:
- a CDS encoding TatD family hydrolase, producing the protein MIVDTHAHLTLEGLREDVEGVLSRARRAGVGAVITVGIDPEDSREAVAVAEARSGVWATVGVHPHEAARVTDAHLDDLADLARSSDRVVAWGEIGLDYFRDRSPREAQQQRFRDQLRRARELGLPVVIHDREAHEDTLRILKDEAGEGLRGVFHCFSGDLALAREVLTLGFYLSVPGTVTYPRNDRLREVVAHVPLERVLLETDCPFLAPQPKRGRTNEPAYVVHTAAEVARVRGLEVEDVARITTRACRDLFGIGEVRATPIAYPIRRSLYLNVTDRCTNRCAFCPKHRAPVVKGHDLALDREPTADEVLAAVEAQGGPDAWDEVVFCGFGEPLLRLDLVKQVARELRARGARRIRVNTDGLASAVHRRDVPAELAGLVDAVSVSLNAPDAETYERLCRPGIPDAYRAVLGFLVQAREHIPEVTASVVAVPGLDVEACRRRAEELGVRFRVRPYNEVG; encoded by the coding sequence GTGATCGTCGACACCCACGCCCACCTCACCCTGGAGGGGCTGCGGGAGGACGTGGAAGGGGTCCTCTCCCGCGCCCGCCGGGCCGGGGTGGGCGCCGTGATCACGGTGGGCATCGACCCGGAGGACAGCCGCGAGGCCGTGGCCGTGGCCGAGGCCCGGTCCGGGGTGTGGGCCACGGTGGGGGTGCATCCCCACGAGGCGGCCCGGGTCACGGACGCCCATCTGGACGACCTGGCCGACCTGGCCCGGTCGTCGGATCGCGTGGTGGCCTGGGGGGAGATCGGGCTCGACTACTTCCGGGACCGCTCTCCGCGGGAGGCCCAGCAGCAGCGGTTCCGGGACCAGCTTCGGAGGGCCCGGGAGCTGGGCCTGCCCGTGGTGATCCACGACCGGGAGGCCCACGAGGACACCCTGCGGATCCTGAAGGACGAGGCCGGGGAGGGCCTGCGGGGGGTGTTCCACTGCTTCTCGGGCGACCTGGCCCTGGCCCGGGAGGTGCTGACCCTGGGGTTCTACCTGTCGGTGCCTGGCACGGTGACCTACCCCCGCAACGACCGGTTGCGCGAGGTGGTGGCCCACGTGCCCCTGGAGCGGGTGCTCCTGGAGACCGACTGCCCGTTCCTGGCGCCCCAGCCGAAGCGGGGCCGGACCAACGAGCCGGCGTACGTCGTGCACACCGCGGCCGAGGTGGCCCGGGTGCGCGGGCTCGAGGTGGAGGACGTGGCCCGCATCACCACCCGGGCGTGCCGGGATCTGTTCGGGATCGGGGAGGTCCGGGCCACCCCCATCGCTTATCCGATCCGTCGGAGCCTGTACCTGAACGTGACCGACCGGTGCACCAACCGGTGCGCCTTCTGCCCCAAACACCGGGCCCCGGTGGTGAAGGGCCACGACCTGGCCCTGGACCGCGAGCCCACGGCCGACGAGGTGCTGGCGGCGGTGGAGGCCCAGGGCGGCCCCGATGCGTGGGACGAGGTGGTGTTCTGCGGGTTCGGGGAGCCCCTGCTTCGGCTCGACCTGGTCAAGCAGGTGGCCCGGGAGCTGCGGGCCCGGGGCGCCCGGCGGATCCGGGTCAACACCGACGGGCTCGCCAGCGCGGTGCACCGCCGCGACGTGCCGGCCGAGCTCGCGGGCCTGGTGGACGCCGTGTCGGTCAGCCTGAACGCGCCCGATGCCGAGACGTACGAGCGGCTGTGTCGTCCGGGCATTCCGGACGCCTACCGGGCCGTGCTGGGGTTTCTGGTCCAGGCCCGGGAGCACATCCCCGAGGTCACGGCCTCGGTGGTGGCCGTGCCGGGGCTGGACGTGGAGGCGTGCCGCCGCCGGGCCGAGGAGCTGGGGGTGCGGTTCCGGGTTCGGCCGTACAACGAGGTGGGGTAG
- the greA gene encoding transcription elongation factor GreA, with amino-acid sequence MSRMPITRQGYSRLREELERLKKVDRVEIVKEIQAARAHGDISENAEYHAAREKQGWIEAKIRDLETKLAESDIVDPPRGPQERVRFGVRVRLEDLDTGEEKVYEIVGPHESDVNEGRISITSPLARALLNKEVGDDVEVDAPRGVKEYEILEIEGLGS; translated from the coding sequence ATGAGCCGGATGCCGATCACGAGGCAGGGATACTCGAGGCTTCGCGAGGAGCTGGAACGGTTGAAAAAGGTGGACCGGGTCGAGATCGTCAAGGAGATCCAGGCCGCCCGGGCCCACGGCGACATCTCGGAGAACGCCGAGTACCACGCCGCCCGGGAGAAGCAGGGGTGGATCGAGGCGAAGATCCGGGACCTGGAGACCAAGCTGGCCGAGTCGGACATCGTGGACCCGCCCCGCGGGCCCCAGGAGCGGGTGCGGTTCGGGGTGCGGGTGCGGCTCGAGGACCTGGACACCGGCGAGGAGAAGGTCTACGAGATCGTGGGCCCCCACGAGTCCGACGTGAACGAGGGCCGGATCTCCATCACCTCCCCCCTGGCCCGGGCGCTCCTGAACAAGGAGGTGGGCGACGACGTGGAGGTGGACGCCCCCCGGGGCGTCAAAGAGTACGAGATCCTGGAGATCGAG